From Vitis vinifera cultivar Pinot Noir 40024 chromosome 5, ASM3070453v1, the proteins below share one genomic window:
- the LOC100266584 gene encoding glutamate receptor 2.7, translating into IAAEELIKEEKVQVIVGMNTWQQAALAAEIENQAQVPVLSLAASASVRPSRRLGRPTLIQMGSNIYEQVRCISAIVRSYHWRGVIAIYEDDAYGGNAEMLTLFSEALQRVGSEIEYHLSLPPISSLSDPRESVYQELLKLLSTQSRVFIVLQSSLPMATHLFQEARRMDFMGKDSAWIITDSISSFLDSMDTSVIPYMEGALGIKSYYSKSNRPFLEFSAQFQKNFKSENPEENNTQPGIHALRADDSIAVIARALERLASDDTNTPKMMLKNILARNFSGLSGNIIFEGGDLSNSNSLLFRIINVVRTGYKELDFWTQDLDNPFRREGRDKNSSRNTTKVLDGPVIWPGYLIKRVPKGWEMPTDAKPLKIGIPAKTSFDKFVKVDEAEAEADKRYSGFCIDIFREVLKILEQNYSLPYEFHPVIGTYDELVDFVYNKTYDAVVGDVTILANRSKKVEFTVPYAESGLVIVQVSSEEPQKAWMFLKPFTMEMWVVTGALLIYTMFIVWVLEYQSNNPAFRGPWKNQLGTALWFTFSSLFFAHREAIHSNITRVVIVVWLFVVFVLTSSYTASLSSILTVRRLESNVTDVEWLKATKSVVGCDGDSFVRKYLENVIKFKGADIKNISNQYQYPGEFQSGNISAAFLELPYAKVFINQFCKNYTANQPLNRFGGLGFAFQKGSPLAADVSKAILTISEKGILKSLEDKWFPRSAECSTIEIDELSLRNFWALYFLCGATSTLCFLLFFLCL; encoded by the exons ATTGCAGCTGAAGAATTGATTAAAGAGGAGAAAGTGCAAGTGATTGTGGGCATGAATACATGGCAGCAAGCGGCTTTAGCTGCTGAAATCGAAAACCAAGCTCAAGTACCAGTTCTTTCATTGGCGGCATCAGCGAGTGTCCGGCCGTCGAGGCGGCTTGGAAGGCCCACGCTGATACAAATGGGCAGCAATATTTATGAACAGGTAAGGTGCATTTCAGCCATCGTTCGCTCCTATCACTGGCGAGGGGTCATTGCAATCTACGAAGATGATGCGTACGGTGGAAACGCTGAGATGTTAACTCTTTTCTCTGAAGCTCTTCAAAGAGTTGGATCGGAGATCGAGTACCATTTGTCTCTTCCTCCCATATCATCTCTATCTGATCCAAGAGAATCAGTATATCAAGAGCTCTTGAAGCTTCTGAGCACACAATCCAGGGTTTTCATTGTTCTTCAATCATCATTACCAATGGCTACCCATTTGTTCCAAGAAGCAAGGCGAATGGATTTTATGGGGAAAGACTCAGCCTGGATCATTACAGATAGCATTTCAAGCTTCCTGGATTCCATGGATACCTCTGTTATCCCCTATATGGAAGGGGCTCTAGGAATCAAGTCCTACTATTCCAAATCCAATAGGCCCTTCCTAGAATTCTCTGCTCAGTTtcagaaaaattttaaatccgAAAACCCAGAGGAAAACAACACCCAGCCGGGAATTCATGCACTGCGAGCAGATGATAGCATTGCTGTCATCGCACGGGCCCTGGAGAGATTAGCTAGTGATGATACTAATACTCCAAAAAtgatgttaaaaaatatattagcaAGAAACTTCAGTGGTTTAAGTGGCAACATTATTTTTGAAGGGGGTGATCTATCAAATTCAAATTCGTTGCTGTTCAGGATTATAAACGTTGTTAGAACGGGCTACAAGGAGCTTGACTTTTGGACGCAGGACTTAGACAACCCTTTCAGAAGAGAAGGTCGAGACAAAAATAGCAGTAGAAACACCACAAAGGTTTTGGATGGTCCAGTGATTTGGCCTGGGTACCTAATAAAACGTGTCCCCAAGGGATGGGAAATGCCCACTGATGCAAAACCATTGAAGATTGGAATTCCAGCTAAAACCTCTTTCGACAAGTTTGTGAAGGTGGACGAAGCCGAAGCCGAAGCTGACAAAAGATATAGTGGTTTCTGTATTGATATTTTCCGCGAGGTGTTAAAAATTTTGGAGCAAAATTACTCTCTACCCTACGAGTTCCATCCAGTTATTGGCACATACGATGAGCtggttgattttgtttataacaaG ACCTATGATGCTGTGGTTGGGGATGTGACCATACTAGCCAACCGTTCAAAAAAAGTGGAATTCACAGTGCCATATGCTGAGTCGGGATTGGTTATAGTACAAGTAAGTTCTGAAGAACCTCAGAAGGCATGGATGTTCCTGAAGCCTTTCACCATGGAAATGTGGGTAGTCACAGGTGCCCTCTTGATCTACACCATGTTCATAGTATGGGTACTGGAGTACCAATCCAATAATCCGGCATTCAGAGGCCCATGGAAGAATCAGCTTGGGACTGCTCTTTGGTTCaccttctcttctcttttctttgctCATA gGGAGGCAATTCATAGCAATATTACTCGAGTAGTGATAGTGGTGTGGCTATTTGTTGTCTTCGTCTTAACCTCCAGCTACACTGCTAGTCTCTCTTCAATCCTCACTGTCCGACGACTTGAATCCAATGTGACAGATGTGGAATGGCTAAAAGCTACCAAGTCTGTGGTTGGTTGTGATGGTGATTCATTTGTGAGGAAATACTTGGAGAATGTGATTAAATTCAAAGGGGCTGATATCAAGAATATTAGCAACCAATACCAATATCCTGGCGAATTCCAGAGTGGGAACATCTCAGCTGCCTTTCTTGAACTCCCTTACGCAAAAGTTTTCATCAATCAGTTCTGCAAGAATTACACTGCCAACCAACCCCTCAACAGATTCGGAGGATTAGGATTT GCCTTTCAGAAAGGATCTCCACTAGCTGCTGATGTCTCTAAAGCCATCCTAACCATATCTGAGAAGGGGATTCTAAAATCATTAGAAGATAAGTGGTTTCCTCGTTCTGCAGAGTGTTCCACCATCGAAATTGATGAGCTAAGCCTACGGAACTTCTGGGCTCTCTACTTTTTATGTGGCGCCACTTCCACCCTCTGCTTTCTATTGTTCTTCCTTTGCCTGTGA